The Amblyomma americanum isolate KBUSLIRL-KWMA chromosome 5, ASM5285725v1, whole genome shotgun sequence genome window below encodes:
- the LOC144135108 gene encoding uncharacterized protein LOC144135108, with protein sequence MNAANPLYALSPFFIAFVFSFPQSGTASGWREPEDLFKFVNTTEKIWVYNSSELSNVLCKVDVMDHINKAKDDYYFNRTIYMTDGRNSSSYLWGLVFGNKMLVGPPGSGTNTTEELLYQNENSSCGVFDVAFAGEYFGWYEIRVRNSSLEQGPSTDCVEHFTNQTQKRNQTFFTGCAGMLFL encoded by the exons ATGAACGCAGCGAACCCACTATATGCCTTGTCaccttttttcattgcttttgttttcagcTTTCCCCAAAGTGGAACGGCTAGTGGGTGGCGTGAGCCAGAAGACCTGTTCAAG TTTGTGAACACAACTGAGAAAATATGGGTGTATAACTCATCTGAGCTAAGCAATGTTCTATGCAAAGTGGACGTGATGGACCACATAAACAAGGCGAAAGACGACTATTACTTCAATCGAACGATTTACATGACTGACGGGAG AAACTCATCTTCATATCTTTGGGGCCTTGTTTTTGGAAACAAAATGCTCGTTGGACCCCCAG GTAGTGGGACCAACACCACGGAGGAATTGCTTTATCAAAATGAGAACAGCAGCTGCGGCGTCTTCGACGTCGCTTTCGCCGGCG AGTACTTTGGGTGGTACGAGATTCGGGTCCGGAATTCCTCTCTGGAACAAGGGCCAAGCACGGACTGTGTGGAGCATTTCACAAATCAAACCCAAAAGAGAAACCAAACATTTTTCACAGGGTGTGCTGGAATGCTTTTCCTTTGA